One window of Quercus robur chromosome 5, dhQueRobu3.1, whole genome shotgun sequence genomic DNA carries:
- the LOC126729003 gene encoding transcription factor MYB26-like, whose protein sequence is MRHHSCCNMQKVKRGLWSPEEDEKLFNYISTYGHGCWRSVPKLAGLQRCGKSCRLRWTNYLRPDLKRGSFSTQEAALIIELHAILGNKWSQIAKQLPGRTDNEIKNFWHSSMKKKLISHDVPATATFPDMHCNGNSEEGFSSLIANPKWIRSSQQDQLYFPTPTPMLQDFDHGDLKLKQTNYGTNLVHFPPLIAPPSYSSSYDPLWSLGYQPHEQFDPNQEDQNFSTSGVTHYIGDELIGPGLTAPHYDEDPLTVPMIPKPCEIISGNYCGMPYSCASQELDPLARIPYFPADFNYPYDPHVPKNRTENMDSMSSSLSIGQFVTNPNDPSSWGT, encoded by the exons ATGAGACATCACTCATGCTGTAACATGCAGAAGGTGAAGAGAGGACTATGGTCACCGGAGGAAGATGAGAAGCTCTTTAACTACATTTCAACCTATGGCCATGGTTGCTGGAGATCTGTCCCAAAACTTGCTG GCCTGCAGAGATGTGGAAAGAGCTGTAGATTAAGATGGACAAATTATCTCAGACCCGACCTAAAACGTGGGAGCTTCTCTACCCAAGAAGCAGCCCTCATCATTGAACTCCATGCCATTCTAGGAAACAA GTGGTCTCAGATAGCCAAGCAACTACCAGGAAGAACAGATAATGAGATTAAGAACTTCTGGCATTCAAGCATGAAGAAAAAGCTGATTTCTCACGATGTTCCTGCCACAGCCACCTTTCCTGATATGCACTGTAATGGCAACTCTGAGGAAGGTTTTTCCTCTCTAATTGCAAACCCTAAGTGGATCCGAAGCTCTCAACAAGACCAGCTATACTTTCCCACTCCAACCCCAATGTTGCAAGACTTTGATCATGGTGATCTTAAATTAAAGCAAACCAATTATGGTACCAATTTGGTTCACTTTCCACCCCTAATAGCACCACCATCATATTCTTCATCTTATGACCCACTATGGTCATTAGGCTATCAACCACATGAACAATTTGATCCCAATCAAGAAGATCAAAATTTCAGCACTAGTGGAGTAACACATTATATTGGTGATGAACTTATTGGTCCAGGACTGACAGCACCACATTATGATGAGGATCCATTAACAGTGCCCATGATTCCAAAACCTTGTGAGATTATTAGTGGTAATTATTGTGGCATGCCTTATTCATGTGCTTCACAAGAACTTGACCCACTTGCTAGAATCCCATATTTTCCAGCTGATTTTAATTATCCTTATGATCCACACGTGCCTAAAAATCGTACGGAGAACATGGATTCCatgtcatcatcattatcaatcGGGCAATTTGTCACAAACCCTAATGATCCTTCAAGCTGGGGGACTTAG